The Branchiostoma lanceolatum isolate klBraLanc5 chromosome 1, klBraLanc5.hap2, whole genome shotgun sequence genomic sequence ACATTTTGGGTTTCTGATTAACTTTTACTTTTTACTGAGTATTGTGTTGCATTGTTTATATAATGCTACAAGGGAAATGATACCAGTTTTGTCAACTGTGTCATTTTGCTTTCTTACACAGACAAGCAGAAGAAGCTTGAACATGCAGTACTGGTGTTTGACACAAGGGGGAACAGCAGAAACATTTGTATTGCATTGGCGTACCTGATGCACCTCTACAAGTGGCCACTCAAGGTACCTGTAAATTCAATtgattttgtggtggttttattttgcggtggGAGGAAAAGGAAGGTTTCCCCCGTGTTTTgaattcacagttgaaacaattatgtAGTACAGTGTTCATGTAAGGGTAGCCTGAGTGCTAGCCTTtctagcttccgtccgctaccctagctccactgcgctacccaagctccgaggagcggagcttgggtagcgtacggaagctaaaaaggctggcactcaggctaatgtAAGGGAGATATGaatttgcaaaataaaacctCTGTAACagtttcacgatttacagtattatataaAGCACATGTTTTAAGACAGATTTCCTTGAATCATTGTCCATACCCTGTATTTGGAAATCAGTTTTTCGTACCCATTCCCAGGTTTCATATTGATTGTCCTCTTTTCCAGGATGCCTACAAACATATGCTGGGCTGCAAACACAACATCAGTCCCAACATGGGCTTCATCAAACAGCTGGGGCAGTGGGAGGAGAAACTGATCGGAGCAGACGTCACCAACATAAGCGAGCGTAACTGTCATACTTGGATGCGTTGAAAACGTAGCTAAATCATTGCCTGATCagatgtttgtgtgaatataGTTGAGACATATTATCCGTCCATTTAAAGATTTGTAAACCAGCTGGTTCTACCCTTTGAGCTAGCAGAGATGGTACGGTCCATTGCAGAAACTTCTCATTCGTATGGTATTTTGTAAAGATTAAAGCATCCTTTTGAAGTGGTCCTTTCAGAGGACATGCCTATCTTGTGTCATATTCAAGGAATGAAGAGTGCCATACAAACAGAACAAGGAACTGGCAGAAGATATTTTTTGGTCCTTATGGGCAATCAGTGTGGCTTTTGATAAAAACTGTGACAAATTTGAAGATTTTAAGAAATTAATATGTATATATCTGAGTGTGTTCTTTCAAACGTTCAACCATCTGTTTCTATAATCTATTTTGACAAGCATGTATATAGActaagtttgaaaagaaattgtactacatgtactagtaatgttTGTATCAAAGAAAGTGTATGCAGGTAGACAAATGTACCTGTTATTTTACCAGACAATCAACATGAAGGATGTGATATTCTTTAGAAACACGAATATGCAAAGTATGTACTAGCAAAGTAATGATATATAACACAGAAATTATCTTGTGTGCATGCTTTACACAATGTTCTTATTATACCACAGTTACTTAAAAGTCTGTACCTAAGCTTTTGTTCCAAAAGTGAATCAGTCTAACATATGCTGATCTGAATGCTTAATATAAATTGAAACTGTGTGGAGTTAGTGATTATAACTCAGAATTCCTATGCATGGAGGAAGGGCTATTTTATTACAAGATTTCATGATATGAATAAACTTTTAACAGTTGTAGTGAAGCTTGCCTTTTTGCTATGAAGTGACTTCACACATTGCCAATATTCACACATTGCCAACATTTGTCTCTACATCTTAGTCACATGCGATGATTTTTATGGACCGAGATTGCTCTTACCTACCTTCCTTTAATAAAATCAGTACAACCCTGATGGGTTAATTAAAGGTCCTTAAAAAAACACTAAACGGCTTTTCCATTTCCAAAACATATAACCTCAGATCAGAAACAGGTGTTAATTGTAGTTTCCTCACAGACTGAATGGCTAAAACTGTTTTCGCCTGGAACAAATAGTCCATTAAGATCTGTTATGATATAGCAGATCCACCGAAAGACAGAGCAACTTCAATGAGTTCTTTCCCAGTCTGACTGTGCACCCCGTCAGCACTAAACTCTGACGACAGCTCTCTCAGAGTAACAGCAATCCTCCGGCCAGTGATATCCTCTCTGTGAATGGCATGCATCCACTTGTGCCTAGCATCTCCGTACACCACGAGCAGAGACCTTCTCGGCATCGGTATGGCAACTTCAGCATCACAGTACCTCAGGCTATTGCTCTCCGACATGTCCTGACTGCTTGTCATATCTTGGGAATCTGCAACTGTTAAAGCTTCGTTAGATGGTACTAAAATCTCAGAGTCAAGAGTTGATGAGGTCCTTGCAACAGGTTTCTTGCCATGATCACAGTCGCTAGTTTGCTGTATGGTTACCTCAACTTTACCTTTTTCTTCACATGACATGGTCAACACAGAGTCAGCTAGAAGATTGACAGTTACCAGCCGCTCCCCCCACAACCAGAAGTCGTCAAAGTGCGGGTCAATGGCTGAACCCCTGGAGGGGTCGTAGTCAAGGTGACACTGTTCCACAGGGGTGAAGTCCTTCAGTAGGTCATGTGACTTCATCCTGTCCAATAGGGATGCAGAGAAGTTGGGCAGACCTGTGAAACACCCGAGCTTcagttttttcttcttgaagTTGACTTTTGGGCCAAAAtccttgaaatgaaaaaaaaacaaaaaaacaattctCATTGAGAGTGAATTTAAACACAGAATCATCCATGACGCCTTTTATCTTTGTTCAACTGTTACAATACAGAACACAAAGTAAGACATACACTTAGTAGGTAGCCttgtttcaaccaagccccgtgtccgcttgccgcctgtaacggctatccacccacggggaggggagagaaacccccggacagctggagtttgcgttatacagactacttaGTAGGATGGCCAAACAAGAGTAAAACAAGGAGGTAAAATGATGTAAAATACTggtacttgaaagttcatcagacgtcattctgaatggagtttaaactgtaaatgccaacacaataaattggacttacccaaattttcgactgatcagctccagtctttgtcaaggagtgagaaatccactgcttctgtgacgtcacgttatgcagatgagacacgtgactcggagagcagtggatcataggttgcagaaagtctatggcgccctccgtctctgttgagggatggttgtaatgcacggatgtagatggactccttaatccctcttGCAAAAAATTCTTGCAAAAATTCTCTAAGGTCAAAACATTAGAGGCCAGTGCAAGGAAACGTACATTGGAGAGACTGAACGCTCACTGAAAACCCGTTTCAACGAACACAAGCGTCCAAGCACAACCTCTTCTGAAGTTTCTAAACACATACACTTAGAGTCGCCTGGACATTCGGTTTCATTGGACAAGGTTAAGATCCTGGACACAGAATCAGAATTTTTTGCaagagggattaaggagtccatctacatccgtgcattacaaccatccctcaacagagacggagggcgccatagactttctgcaacctatgatccactgctctccgagtcacgtgtctcatctgcataacgtgacgtcacagaagcagtggatttctcactccttgacaaagactggagctgatcagtcgaaaatttgggtaagtccaatttattgtgttggcatttacagtttaaactccattcagaataaAATACTGGTAGGTTTGTAAAACCAATGTGGTTAGTACTGGTTACTTTAGCTttaagttgtaagacatgtccTACCTGTTTCTTCCTCCCTGACTGAGACATCTTCCACTCAGCACCTTCTATCACAGTGACAATGTCAGCCTCTTCCTCTGGGGTTATAAAGTCTTCCACCACCAGCACCCCTGGGAAGTCCATCTCCTCTGTCTGGCACTGCGACCCTTCGATGTGA encodes the following:
- the LOC136441353 gene encoding alpha-ketoglutarate-dependent dioxygenase alkB homolog 4-like isoform X1, which gives rise to MDDSTGHDFAKTCGCKGIRTCLLCEGEITTVKTSQGNAEGLMRYLYCNQCHKAWRHIEGSQCQTEEMDFPGVLVVEDFITPEEEADIVTVIEGAEWKMSQSGRKKQDFGPKVNFKKKKLKLGCFTGLPNFSASLLDRMKSHDLLKDFTPVEQCHLDYDPSRGSAIDPHFDDFWLWGERLVTVNLLADSVLTMSCEEKGKVEVTIQQTSDCDHGKKPVARTSSTLDSEILVPSNEALTVADSQDMTSSQDMSESNSLRYCDAEVAIPMPRRSLLVVYGDARHKWMHAIHREDITGRRIAVTLRELSSEFSADGVHSQTGKELIEVALSFGGSAIS
- the LOC136441353 gene encoding alpha-ketoglutarate-dependent dioxygenase alkB homolog 4-like isoform X2; this translates as MEGLMRYLYCNQCHKAWRHIEGSQCQTEEMDFPGVLVVEDFITPEEEADIVTVIEGAEWKMSQSGRKKQDFGPKVNFKKKKLKLGCFTGLPNFSASLLDRMKSHDLLKDFTPVEQCHLDYDPSRGSAIDPHFDDFWLWGERLVTVNLLADSVLTMSCEEKGKVEVTIQQTSDCDHGKKPVARTSSTLDSEILVPSNEALTVADSQDMTSSQDMSESNSLRYCDAEVAIPMPRRSLLVVYGDARHKWMHAIHREDITGRRIAVTLRELSSEFSADGVHSQTGKELIEVALSFGGSAIS